A stretch of the Mesorhizobium huakuii genome encodes the following:
- a CDS encoding SDH family Clp fold serine proteinase, with the protein MAFSARRAIYKKIEAERNTKVIAYITSDRQGAETQIGADCVDLFVDVLDRIGPTPRISLLLHTNGGSTSAAWRLVNLIQSFCDELEVLIPLKAMSAGTLISLGASKIVMTKQAALGPIDPSLTHALGPQIPMGNQLARIPVSVEAVRGYLDAATEDLAIKSDETLGNILMDLSNKVHPLVLGEIFRSRAQIRFLASKLLNENVQDSDKVQAIIDFLCADSGSHDYTINRREAAALGLPIEKPSDDFYAILKKIHKDFALELKLSEPFNPSVELAGNAVTQYRLVRGLVESTSGGCHGFLSEGTLTKSQMPNPAAPHLVMEQITDQRDFEGWKAI; encoded by the coding sequence ATGGCATTTTCAGCTAGGCGAGCGATCTACAAAAAGATCGAGGCGGAGCGGAACACAAAAGTCATTGCCTATATAACTAGCGACCGTCAAGGTGCGGAGACTCAGATCGGCGCCGACTGCGTGGACCTATTTGTCGATGTCTTAGATAGGATCGGCCCAACGCCGAGGATATCTCTGCTACTCCATACGAACGGCGGGAGCACCTCTGCAGCTTGGCGGCTTGTAAATCTCATTCAATCGTTTTGCGACGAGTTGGAAGTGCTGATCCCGCTGAAGGCTATGAGCGCCGGGACGCTGATATCGCTCGGCGCCAGCAAAATCGTTATGACGAAGCAAGCTGCTCTTGGACCGATTGACCCCAGTTTGACGCATGCGCTTGGCCCGCAGATTCCTATGGGAAATCAACTGGCTCGCATCCCGGTTAGCGTCGAAGCGGTTCGCGGTTATCTAGACGCAGCAACCGAGGATCTCGCGATCAAGAGCGATGAGACGCTCGGCAACATACTCATGGACCTTTCAAACAAGGTGCATCCCCTGGTCCTGGGTGAGATTTTTCGCTCCCGCGCTCAAATCCGCTTTTTGGCGTCAAAGCTCCTCAACGAGAATGTGCAAGATTCGGATAAGGTCCAAGCGATAATAGATTTCCTGTGTGCCGATTCTGGCAGCCATGATTATACGATCAATCGACGTGAGGCTGCCGCCCTTGGTCTCCCGATCGAAAAACCAAGCGACGACTTTTACGCGATATTAAAGAAGATACACAAAGACTTCGCCTTAGAATTGAAACTTTCGGAGCCTTTCAACCCGTCCGTAGAACTTGCAGGCAATGCCGTAACGCAGTATCGATTGGTTCGAGGCTTGGTAGAAAGCACTAGCGGCGGTTGCCACGGGTTCCTGTCGGAGGGAACTCTGACAAAGTCTCAAATGCCGAATCCGGCGGCGCCACATCTCGTGATGGAACAAATAACCGATCAGCGGGATTTTGAAGGATGGAAAGCGATATGA
- a CDS encoding helix-turn-helix domain-containing protein, producing MRSKSGLGRQSLNRREPAKMSERRPTDATPGAEPPSPPTSPRARQANRNAGTALAHPKRVTLAHTPARETSRPGNRTGKGYFTAGNPGKTTGYRSEIAVPLAEAGITQAAIAAEVGCDARTVERWRAKYPEFRAALVRGLQARAASQAAEAQRQAAEAGRPAHEAALALRELVEEAHRLASAKPPEVPADADEHLRRLSERRAARQATAGHEEPQEPQEWQGEAWQDGEPVELDDPRAAW from the coding sequence ATGAGGTCGAAAAGCGGCTTGGGCCGGCAGTCGTTAAACCGCCGCGAGCCCGCGAAGATGAGTGAGAGAAGACCCACGGACGCAACGCCTGGAGCCGAACCGCCGTCACCGCCAACGTCACCGCGAGCACGGCAAGCAAACCGTAATGCCGGAACGGCTCTGGCACACCCTAAACGCGTGACGCTCGCGCACACCCCCGCGCGCGAGACTTCGAGGCCCGGAAACAGGACCGGGAAGGGGTACTTCACGGCTGGTAACCCCGGTAAAACTACCGGTTACCGATCTGAAATCGCCGTACCGCTTGCCGAGGCCGGCATCACGCAGGCAGCGATAGCGGCCGAGGTAGGCTGCGACGCGCGAACCGTTGAGCGATGGCGCGCCAAATACCCGGAGTTTCGTGCAGCGCTCGTGCGGGGCCTCCAGGCGCGTGCAGCCTCCCAAGCTGCCGAAGCCCAGCGGCAAGCTGCCGAAGCCGGTAGACCGGCACACGAGGCCGCTCTGGCGTTGAGAGAATTAGTTGAAGAAGCGCACCGGCTTGCCTCCGCCAAGCCGCCCGAGGTGCCCGCCGACGCTGACGAGCACCTCAGACGCCTCTCAGAGCGCCGCGCCGCCAGGCAGGCGACTGCGGGGCACGAGGAGCCGCAAGAGCCGCAAGAGTGGCAAGGAGAGGCGTGGCAGGACGGCGAGCCCGTTGAGCTTGACGACCCCCGTGCCGCTTGGTGA